A region from the Papio anubis isolate 15944 chromosome 6, Panubis1.0, whole genome shotgun sequence genome encodes:
- the DDO gene encoding D-aspartate oxidase isoform X2: protein MTETAVQANGKEDQGECPESSHQWEAVSLSLCLRARDQPGTAKQVLVPETLVASKTAFSETDTPIHTQKQWFRETFNHLFAIANSAEAGDAGVHLVSGWQIFQSTPTEEVPFWADVVLGFRRMTEAELKKFPQYVFGQAFTTLKCECPAYLPWLEKRIKGSGGWMLTRRIDDLWELYPSFDIVVNCSGLGSRQLAGDSKIFPVRGQVLQVQAPWVEHFIRDGSGLTYIYPGTSHVTLGGTRQKGDWNLSPDAENSREILSRCCALEPSLHGACNIREKVGLRPYRPGVRLQTELLARDGRRLPVVHHYGHGSGGISVHWGTALEAARLVSECVHVLRTPIPKSKL from the exons ATGACAGAGACAGCTGTGCAGGCCAATGGAAAGGAAGACCAGGGGGAATGTCCTGAATCAAGTCACCAATGGGAAGCAGTTTCGCTTTCCCTCTGTCTCAGGGCACGAGACCAGCCAGGCACTGCAAAACAAGTTTTGGTGCCAGAGACTTTGGTGGCTTCCAAGACTGCTTTTTCAGAGACAG ACACACCCATTCACACGCAGAAGCAGTGGTTCAGAGAGACCTTTAACCACCTCTTTGCAATTGCCAATTCTGCAGAAGCTGGAGATGCTGGTGTTCATTTGGTATCAGG TTGGCAGATATTTCAGAGCACGCCTACTGAAGAAGTGCCATTCTGGGCTGACGTGGTTCTGGGATTTCGAAGGATGACTGAGGCTGAGCTGAAGAAATTCCCCCAGTATGTGTTTGGTCAGGCTTTTACAACCCTGAAATGCGAATGCCCTGCCTACCTCCCGTGGTTGGAGAAAAG GATAAAAGGAAGTGGAGGCTGGATGCTCACTCGGCGAATAGATGACCTGTGGGAACTTTATCCGTCCTTCGACATCGTGGTCAACTGTTCAGGCCTTGGAAGCAGACAGCTTGCAGGAGACTCAAAGATTTTCCCTGTAAGGGGCCAAGTGCTCCAAGTTCAGGCTCCCTGGGTGGAGCATTTTATCCGAGATGGCAGTGGGCTGACGTATATTTATCCTGGTACATCCCATGTAACCCTAGGTGGAACTAGGCAAAAAGGGGACTGGAATCTGTCCCCAGATGCAGAAAATAGCAGAGAAATTCTTTCCCGATGCTGTGCTCTGGAGCCCTCCCTCCACGGAGCCTGCAACATCAGGGAGAAGGTGGGCTTGAGGCCCTACAGGCCAGGTGTGCGACTGCAGACAGAGCTCCTTGCCCGAGATGGCCGGAGGCTGCCTGTAGTCCACCACTATGGCCATGGGAGTGGGGGCATCTCAGTGCACTGGGGCACTGCTCTGGAGGCTGCCAGGCTGGTTAGCGAGTGTGTCCATGTCCTCAGGACCCCCATTCCCAAGTCAAAGCTGTAG
- the DDO gene encoding D-aspartate oxidase isoform X3, whose product MTEAELKKFPQYVFGQAFTTLKCECPAYLPWLEKRIKGSGGWMLTRRIDDLWELYPSFDIVVNCSGLGSRQLAGDSKIFPVRGQVLQVQAPWVEHFIRDGSGLTYIYPGTSHVTLGGTRQKGDWNLSPDAENSREILSRCCALEPSLHGACNIREKVGLRPYRPGVRLQTELLARDGRRLPVVHHYGHGSGGISVHWGTALEAARLVSECVHVLRTPIPKSKL is encoded by the exons ATGACTGAGGCTGAGCTGAAGAAATTCCCCCAGTATGTGTTTGGTCAGGCTTTTACAACCCTGAAATGCGAATGCCCTGCCTACCTCCCGTGGTTGGAGAAAAG GATAAAAGGAAGTGGAGGCTGGATGCTCACTCGGCGAATAGATGACCTGTGGGAACTTTATCCGTCCTTCGACATCGTGGTCAACTGTTCAGGCCTTGGAAGCAGACAGCTTGCAGGAGACTCAAAGATTTTCCCTGTAAGGGGCCAAGTGCTCCAAGTTCAGGCTCCCTGGGTGGAGCATTTTATCCGAGATGGCAGTGGGCTGACGTATATTTATCCTGGTACATCCCATGTAACCCTAGGTGGAACTAGGCAAAAAGGGGACTGGAATCTGTCCCCAGATGCAGAAAATAGCAGAGAAATTCTTTCCCGATGCTGTGCTCTGGAGCCCTCCCTCCACGGAGCCTGCAACATCAGGGAGAAGGTGGGCTTGAGGCCCTACAGGCCAGGTGTGCGACTGCAGACAGAGCTCCTTGCCCGAGATGGCCGGAGGCTGCCTGTAGTCCACCACTATGGCCATGGGAGTGGGGGCATCTCAGTGCACTGGGGCACTGCTCTGGAGGCTGCCAGGCTGGTTAGCGAGTGTGTCCATGTCCTCAGGACCCCCATTCCCAAGTCAAAGCTGTAG
- the DDO gene encoding D-aspartate oxidase isoform X1, which produces MGSSFAFPLSQGTRPARHCKTSFGARDFGGFQDCFFRDRPMDTARIAVVGAGVVGLSTAVCISKLVPQCSVTIISDKFTPDTTSDVAAGMLIPHTYPDTPIHTQKQWFRETFNHLFAIANSAEAGDAGVHLVSGWQIFQSTPTEEVPFWADVVLGFRRMTEAELKKFPQYVFGQAFTTLKCECPAYLPWLEKRIKGSGGWMLTRRIDDLWELYPSFDIVVNCSGLGSRQLAGDSKIFPVRGQVLQVQAPWVEHFIRDGSGLTYIYPGTSHVTLGGTRQKGDWNLSPDAENSREILSRCCALEPSLHGACNIREKVGLRPYRPGVRLQTELLARDGRRLPVVHHYGHGSGGISVHWGTALEAARLVSECVHVLRTPIPKSKL; this is translated from the exons ATGGGAAGCAGTTTCGCTTTCCCTCTGTCTCAGGGCACGAGACCAGCCAGGCACTGCAAAACAAGTTTTGGTGCCAGAGACTTTGGTGGCTTCCAAGACTGCTTTTTCAGAGACAG GCCCATGGACACAGCACGGATTGCAGTTGTCggggcaggtgtggtggggcTCTCCACAGCTGTGTGTATCTCCAAACTGGTGCCCCAGTGCTCCGTTACCATCATTTCAGACAAGTTTACTCCAGATACCACCAGCGATGTGGCAGCCGGAATGCTTATTCCTCACACTTATCCAG ACACACCCATTCACACGCAGAAGCAGTGGTTCAGAGAGACCTTTAACCACCTCTTTGCAATTGCCAATTCTGCAGAAGCTGGAGATGCTGGTGTTCATTTGGTATCAGG TTGGCAGATATTTCAGAGCACGCCTACTGAAGAAGTGCCATTCTGGGCTGACGTGGTTCTGGGATTTCGAAGGATGACTGAGGCTGAGCTGAAGAAATTCCCCCAGTATGTGTTTGGTCAGGCTTTTACAACCCTGAAATGCGAATGCCCTGCCTACCTCCCGTGGTTGGAGAAAAG GATAAAAGGAAGTGGAGGCTGGATGCTCACTCGGCGAATAGATGACCTGTGGGAACTTTATCCGTCCTTCGACATCGTGGTCAACTGTTCAGGCCTTGGAAGCAGACAGCTTGCAGGAGACTCAAAGATTTTCCCTGTAAGGGGCCAAGTGCTCCAAGTTCAGGCTCCCTGGGTGGAGCATTTTATCCGAGATGGCAGTGGGCTGACGTATATTTATCCTGGTACATCCCATGTAACCCTAGGTGGAACTAGGCAAAAAGGGGACTGGAATCTGTCCCCAGATGCAGAAAATAGCAGAGAAATTCTTTCCCGATGCTGTGCTCTGGAGCCCTCCCTCCACGGAGCCTGCAACATCAGGGAGAAGGTGGGCTTGAGGCCCTACAGGCCAGGTGTGCGACTGCAGACAGAGCTCCTTGCCCGAGATGGCCGGAGGCTGCCTGTAGTCCACCACTATGGCCATGGGAGTGGGGGCATCTCAGTGCACTGGGGCACTGCTCTGGAGGCTGCCAGGCTGGTTAGCGAGTGTGTCCATGTCCTCAGGACCCCCATTCCCAAGTCAAAGCTGTAG